Genomic DNA from Nitratidesulfovibrio vulgaris str. Hildenborough:
TTATATCGCGCGCAACAGCCTCAAGGTGACGCCGCAGCGGATGCTCATCGTCGATGTCTTCCTGAAAGTAGGCGGGCATCTCACCACCGAAGAGGTCTATGAGCGTGTCAAGGCCGTCGACCCCTCTGTGGGGCAGGCGACCGTCTACCGAACGATGAAGCTCCTGTGCGACTCAGGTCTCGCCAAGGAAGTGCATTTCGGGGACGGTGTGGCGCGTTACGAGCAGAAGTACGGTAGCAAGCACCACGACCACCTCATCTGCGAGAGGTGTGGCGCCAATATCGAAGTGCTCGACGACGACATCGAACGCTTGCAGGAAGAGTTGGCCAGACGGCACGGCTACGTGCTGACCTCGCACCGGATGTATCTCTATGGCATCTGCGCCTCATGCCGCGAGCGTCGCTGACCGGAAGCGCATGTGAAGACTGCTGTGAGCGGGGGAGGAACCTTGGGGTTCTTCCCCCTTTCGTTTGCAGAAGGACGCCATCGGGCGGGGGCTAGGCATGCGTGCGCTGTCTGCTTCGAATACGCTTCCGGGCATTGTCGCCGTTGGGCAAGTGCGGGTGAACGACACGCGCCGTCCCGAAGACAGCAGGGGGAATGTGTTTGTCGGGGCCCTTCACGCATCGCCTCGGAGGGCTACGACGCGTGGCGTTCATAGGGTGTGCGCCCCTAGGCAACGCCGACTGGACGAATGGAGAAGCGCAAACGCGGGTTTGCGAAAGGGCGCTAACACAGGTTTACGATGCAAAGTGATGTTTGCAGCTTGCCGAGTCGTCCTGCACATTAACATTCTTTAATTAAAAGCTGTTAATGAATCTCTCTTTCTGGCACGCTTCTTGTTCAAAGAAGCACAAACGTGGCGTGTCGTTACGCCACATGTCAGCAAGGAGGGAACAATGGCTGAAAATGAAAGCAACGTCGTGGTCGACCACGGGCAGTCGCGTCTGTCCGACCTGTGGACCAAAGAGGACTACTGGGCCATCTGGCTTGGTTTCGTCATTCTCATCGCAGGGATGTGGTTGTTCCTCGCCAATCCTTCGCCCGAATTCGCGCAGAAGGTGGACAAGGCCAACGCGGTCATGGCGGCAGAGGCCGAACGCGCGCCCTTCAAGACCCTTGCCTACTACAAGGCACAGGATGACAAGGGCAAGCTCAAGGCCATGGACTCCGCCACCGGCAAGTCCATCGGAGCCTTCCTGAAGGCGCCCGGAGGCTGGACATCGAATCCTCTCGAGTCCTTCGTGCTTTCCAAGGAAGCCGCCGAGGAGCGCAACGCCGCGGCAAAGTCGAAGTTCGAGGCCGCAAAGGCCAAGTCCGATGCCGCATTCGCTGCCGCGCAGGTGGCTGAGGCAGCCGCCGCAGAAGCCGGTTTTGCCGACACCGCACTCAATGACGCCGCGCAGGGCAAGATCGCCGAATGGCGCGCAGACCTTGCCAAGATGAAGTCCGCCGAGAAGAAGGTGAAGACCAAGGCCTTCAACATCTCCACGTCGCTGCCGATGCTCATGGTGGTCATGGGGCTGTTCTTCGCCATCGGCATGAAGTTCATGGGCCATGATGTTCCCAAGTTCCTTGTCGGCTTCATCGGCGTGTTCGTGGTTGCCGTCATCGCGCAGATGATGGGCCACCAGAGCACCATGAAGTACTGGGGCATCGGCACCGAAGCGTGGGCCATCATCATCGGGATGCTCATCGCCAACACCGTGGGCACGCCCAATTTCATCAAGCCCGCCCTGCAGGTCGAGTACTACATCAAGACCGGTCTTGTGCTGCTGGGTGCCGAAGTGCTGTTCGACAAGATCATCGCCATCGGCATCCCCGGTATCTTCGTGGCATGGGTCGTCACCCCCATCGTGCTCATCTGCACCTTCATCTTCGGTCAGAAGATCCTGAAGATGCCTTCGAAGACGCTGAATATGGTCATCTCCGCCGACATGTCGGTGTGCGGCACCTCTGCTGCCATCGCCACGGCTGCGGCCTGCCGCGCCAAGAAGGAGGAGCTCACCCTGTCCATCGGCCTGTCGCTGGTGTTCACCGCCATCATGATGATCGTCATGCCTGCCTTCATCAAGTCCGTGGGCATGCCGCAGATTCTCGGCGGTGCATGGATGGGCGGTACCATCGACGCCACGGGTGCCGTTGCCGCTGCCGGTGCGTTCCTCGGCGAGAAGGCCCTGTACGTGGCTGCCACCATCAAGATGATCCAGAACGTGCTCATCGGTGTGGTCGCCTTCGGTGTGGCCGTGTACTGGTGCGCCCGCGTCGAATGCACTTCGGGCCGTAGCGTGGGCTGGATCGAAATCTGGAACCGCTTCCCCAAGTTCGTCCTCGGCTTCCTCACCGCGTCGATCATCTTCTCGATCATCTCCGGCAGCCTCGGCTCGGACATGAGCCAGATCATGGTCAACCAGGGCGTCCTGAAGGGTCTGTCGTCGCCGCTGCGTGGCTGGTTCTTCTGCCTCGCCTTCACCGCCATCGGTCTTGCCACGAACTTCCGTGAACTGGCGCACTACTTCAAGGGCGGCAAGCCGCTCATCCTGTACGTGTGCGGTCAGAGCTTCAACCTTGTGTTGACGCTGACCATGGCCTACATCATGTTCTACATCGTCTTCCCGGAAATCACCGCGAAGATTTAAGGGAACGGCTGGCGGGGGCTACGGCCCCCGCCTCAATCCGCAAGGAGCGAAAGATGGTACAGGCGAGTCTTCCGGTGAGGCTGCTGCGACTCGGATTCGGCATCGGGGTGTTGTGGTTCGCGTTCTGGGTGGTGGGGCCGCGCATCGTCGCCAGTGTTCCGGCCCTTGCCCACTACGGTGCGGTGCAGGACATCTACGGTATCCGTAGCGGAGCGCTCTATTACAATGATGTGGACGCCACGCAGGCTGCCGAGAACAATTCACGGGACAGTTGGCGGTTCACGCCCCAGGGACCGGAACAAGGGGGCTAGCCGTTGACGGGGCACGCTCCTGCCCCTAGACTCCGTTTCATTCTGTAACGCGGCCCCGTGCCGCCTTTTTCGCTTTCGAGACGCCATGCACAATCGCAAATCGCATACTCTGGAGCACAAGTTCCTGCTCAGCCTCGGGCTTGCCGGACTTGTCCTGTGCGTGGTCTTTTCCTTCATATTCTATGTGCATATGCGTGGAGTGGTCGAAGAGCAGGTGCGTGACAAGGCCGAACTGGTCTTCGCCCAGATTGACGCCATTCAGGGGTACGTGCGCGAGACGCTCCGGCCCAGCATGTTCAAGACGCACCCCGGCGAGTTCTTCATCGAGGGCATGTCCTCTTCGTTCATTTCCCGGAATATCATGGAACGCATGGGCGACAAGGCTGTCGGCCATGTCTACAGGCGGGTCGCCATCGGCGCACGCAACCCGGCGTCGGAGGCGGATGAGCTTGAGCGGTCGCTCATCGAGCGGTTCCGGGCTCGCGAGGACGAGACGCAGTGGGCCGGAACGCTGAACCTTCGCGGTACCGATCATTTCGTCATCACCCGGCAGGTGCGCTTCACGGCCGAATGCATGCCTTGCCATGGCGTGCCAGGCGACGCGCCGCCGGAGCTCATCCGCATGTATGGCGAAAGGGGCTTCGGGCACAAACTCGACAGCATCGACGGGCTCGACTTCGTCGCGTTCCCTGTCGGTTCCAGCGAAGCGCAGCTCAAGGGTGTCATCACCTCCTATTTCATTCTCTTCGTGCTCTGCGCCACGTTCTTCTTTGCCACTGCATTCTTCGTGTTCAGGGTGCTCGTCGTGCGCCGTCTGCATGACCTTGCCGCCTCGTTCAGAAAGACGCTCGGTTTCGACGGGCAATCGCGAGCGCTTGAACGCCTCGACGGGCTTCAGGAAGGGGACGAGGTCGAAGAGATCGTCGAACGGTTCGAGGATGTGGCACATCATCTCGCCGAGGCCCGTAACCAGTTGCAGGCGTATGCCGACAATTTGCGCGACATGGTGGACGCCCGCACCGAGGCCCTTTCGCAGGAGGCCGCAGAACGGCGCGCCGACGTGAGCCTGTTCGTGCAACTGCTCGAAGACATGCGTGGAACCCATACCCGCGAGCGTCTCTGGCGCGGAGCCCTGCCCCAGATTGCTAAACGGTTCGGCACGCGGCGTGTGGGCTATGTCTGCACCTTCGTGTCGCACAACCATTATGTGTGGCCGTCCAATGAACCCCTCCCGGAATTGCCTGAACCGCTCACCCCGCTGCTTACGGAGGGGCGTGTGCATGTTTTCGGAACGCGGGTCTTCGTGCCGGTGGAAGCGCAGGACGGGGCGACCGAGGGGTTGCTCTGCCTCGAATGGGCGACGCCCGAAGAGGCTGCGAGGCAGAATATGGATGTCTTGCGCGCACTCGGCAGACAGCTAGGAACCGTAGCCGAGAACATCTCTGCGCTCGATCGCATGATGCGGCAGATGGACCTGCTGCAAGCCGTCTTCGATGGTGTCGGCGACCCTCTCGCACTCCTCGACGCCAAGGGGCGACTTGTCATCGCCAATGATGGCGCACGGCGTCTGGCTACCGAACTCGGCGGCACCGACGGCTACGGCAATCTGCTGGCACCGTTGCTCGGTACGTCGTGCGAGACCGAGATCGAAGCCGTTGCCCATGGCGGAGCCGTGTTGCACCGAGAGGTGCAACTGGATGACGGCAGGTCTTTCAGTGTGCAACTCTATCCCTTGCCGCGTGTCGAGGAACGCCCCGGCAGGGTGGCGGCCTACATCCATGAAACCACCGCCGAGCGCCGGATGCTCGCCCGCGTGAATCAGAGTGAACGCATGGCCACGGTGGGCAAGCTTTCTGCGGGCCTTGCCCATGAGATCAACAACCCGCTGGGCGTCATCCTGTGCTATGCCGAACTGCTGCGCCAGGGGGCGACCGCAGAACAGCAGGACGACCTGGGCATCATCCTGCGGCATACCCGGCAGGCCCAGAAGGTGCTGCGCGACCTGCTCGACTTCGCGCGGCCCAAGGCCTTTGAGGGGGTGCTGACCGACGCGGCTGGTGTGGCGCGGCGCATGGCGGAGGTCTTCGGGCCTCAGGCCGCCCACCGTGGGGGACGGGTACAGGTCGAGGCTGAAGATGGCTTGCCGCCTGCCCGCATCGGTGAGCAGGCCCTTGAGCAGATACTCTCGAACCTGCTCCTCAATGCCATCGATGCGCTCACAGGCGAGGATGGACTCATCAGAATACGGCTTCGCAGCCATGGGCTGAACGTCCGTATCGATGTGGAGGACAATGGCCTCGGGGTGGAGACCGATGCCCTGCAACGGGTGTTCGACCCGTTCTATACCACCAAGGAGACAGGCACAGGGTTGGGGCTTTCCGTCGTCTATGGCATCGTGACCGATGCCGGAGGCACGGCGGAGGTCTTGCAAAGCCATGAACTGGGCGGTGCCGTCTTCCGGGTGACACTGCCGGCCGGGACCGCCCCTGAAGCCGGGGCCACAGAGGAGAAGGTGTAGGAATGGCAAACAGGCAGAGGGTGCTTCTCGTCGATGACGAGCAGGATTTCGCCAACGGGCTGGCTCGCCTCATAGCCCGTCTTTTTCCAGACGTGCACGTGGATGTCGCCTTCTCCGGTCAGGACGCGCTGGAGCATATCCGCAAGCAGCGCGTCCACGTCATGGTGACCGACCTGCGTATGCCGGGTATGGGCGGCATGGAACTGCTCAGGCGGGTCATGGAGACGGAACCCGATGTGAGCGTCGTGGTGCTCACCGCCCACGGCACCATCGAGACCGCGGTGGAAGCGTTGCAGGCCGGGGCCTACGATTTCGTGACCAAGCCCGTCGAGCCTGAACAGGTGGCGCGCGTCCTTCGCAAGGGACTTGAGAGGGCACGCCTGCTCGACGAGAACAGGCGCTTGCGCGACCTCGTGGCACTGGTGGGCGAATCCGGTGAACTGGTGGGCGAGAGCCCCGCCATGCAGTCTGTACGCCGCACCGTCGCCACGGTTGCCCCTTCCGACTACACCGTGCTCATTCGTGGCGAGTCGGGTACCGGCAAGGAGATGGTCGCGCGGATGGTACATCGTTTAAGTCCGCGTGTTGACGAACCCTTTCTTGCCCTCAATTGTCCGGCCATTCCCGAACATCTGCTTGAGAGCGAGCTCTTCGGTCACGTCCGGGGAGCATTCACAGGCGCGGAAAGGGATCGCAAGGGCCTGTTCTCCATTGCCGACGGTGGCACTGTCCTGCTTGATGAAATCGGTGACATCTCATCGAACATCCAGACAAAACTGCTGCGCTTCCTGCAAGAGGGAGAGGTGCGCCCCGTGGGGTCGCCCCGCAATGAGCACGTGGACGTCCGCATCATCGCCTCCACCAATCAGGACCTTGAAGCCCGCATGGCGTCGCGCGACTTTCGCGAAGACCTCTTCTACCGCCTCAATGTCGTCACCATCTGGGTTCCGCCGTTGCGTGAACGGCTTTCAGACATCCCTCTGCTTGCGGCGACGTTCCTCGCCCGTGCAAGTCGGGAACTCGGTGTACCGCAGCGTGACTTCGATGAAGGCGTCCTCGACCATCTCATGCGGCGCGAATGGCCGGGCAACGTGCGTGAATTGCAGAACTACGTGCGCAGGCTCGCCCTGTTCAGCCGGGGGGATGGCATCACGCTTGATGCCGTGCAACAGGCCGAACAGAGCGAGAGCGGAGCCCCTGCCGCCCTCTGTGTGCCGTCTCCCGTGGCGGAGGGAGAGGTGATGCCCTACAAGGATGCCAAGGCATCGCTGGTCGAGTCGTTCAGTGAGAGGTACCTGCGCGACCTTCTGGAGAGTACGGGGGGCAATGTCACCGAGGCTGCCAGACTTTCGGGGCTGTCGCGCGTGTCCATCCAGAAGATGGTCGCCCGTTACGGTATCGATGCCGCAGCCATGCGTGCCAACGGCAGTTGACCGATGGCTGGCCGTGGGCCCGTGCCGCTCCTAGGTGGTCAGGCCCCGGACATCATCACTTCGCGGCTGGTGCCCGCTGCATCGTGGCGATGAGGATGCCCCCGACGATGAGGGCGCAACTTGCCACGTGGGCGAGGGTTATCGTCTCGCCGAGAAGCAGGGCGGCTTCTGTCGCACTGAAAAGCGGTAGCGAATAGTAGACCAGTGCCGATTTGGCCGGGCCTATACGCTCAACGGCGACACTCCAGCACAGGTACGCCAGCAACGAGGCGCCAATGCCGATGTAGAGCACTGCGCCGACCACGGCGGGAGTCACCGCGAGTTGCGCACCGTGCCCCCATTCCCAAGCGAGCATGGGAAGGATGCCCACGACGCCGATGGCGAACGTGGTGGTCAGCGACCCGAGGGCCGAAATGCCTTCGGGTTTCTTGCGTAGCAGGACGGAGTAGCTTGCGAAGGTGAGCGCAGCTGCCAGCATCCACAGGTCGCCGACGGCGAATCGCAGCGAGGCGAGGCGTGTGAAGTCCCCTCTGGTGACAAGGACGAGTGTCCCGCAAAGCGAGACGGCGACCCCGGCGGCGCGGCGCAGGGTGACGGCCTCACCGAGAAGGATGCGGGAAAGGATGATGATCCAGACGGGCGACGAACTGGCTATGAGCGCCATGTTGATGGCTTCGGTGGTACGCCCCGCAATGTAGATGAACGTGTTGAACACCGAGACGCCCGTGATGCCTGCCATGATGAAATAGGTGAGGTTGGCGCGCAGAAGCGGCATGTCGCGGCGCACGGCACCAAGCCCGAAGGGCAGAATCACCACGAGGGCCGTGACCCAGCGCAGAAAGGATGTGGTGACGGGGGGGACGGTGTCGGCGAGGGCGCGGGCCACGATGAAGTTGCCCGACCAGATGACGGTGGCGGCAAGGGCGCAGAGGTAGCCAGTTGCCTTGGCAGAACGGGGCATGATGCTTCCTGGTAGGCTTCGGTTGGTAAGAAGCTAGCTCATGCGATGTTGGGGGCTTGCCGTCAAGTAGGCACTTTTGCGGAACCAAGGCTCGTGGGAGGGGGGGGCACTGCCATCCCGGCCCGTCGGCCTTTCCGTGTGCGGGAAGCGGAAAGGCCGACGGGGGGCTGGGCTGCTAGGCGTTGCGCCTGCGCAGGAGGGCTGCGCTCATGGCGATGTTGCCAAGTAGCGACAGGCCGAGGAGAGTCGCCGTGAGGCCGGAAGGGCCTTCGGCGTTGCCGGAAGGCTGTCGGGCGGTGGATGAGTCCGCACCGGCAGCAATGGTCATTTCAGAGCGGTGTCCCATGCCGTCGCTGACGACGAGGCGCCATGAGCCGGGCTTGTCCGGAAGGACGGCGATGCGGCCCTTCGCGTCTGTTCGGGCGTTCTGGTGCTCGACCCCTTCCGGGTCGAAGAGGGTCGCCTCGGCGAACGCCATGGGGGTGCCGTCGGAGTAGTAGAAGCGGATTGCCTCGGCGTTGAGCGTTTCAGGCACATGGCCGACGCCATGAGCGTGGGCGGTGTCGTTCCATGCCGCAAGCACCGTGAGTAGTGCTATTGCCATGGCATTCAAGGCGACCGGGCGCGTGAGGCGGAAACCCTGAAGCACGTCTACCTCACAGGGAATACGAGCGTGGCGCGCATCACATGGGCGTCATACTCTGCCGTCTTCGTCCTGTCGGTGTGTTCAACGCGCACCATCCACAAGCCCGATGTCGAAAGCCTGATGGACGCTAGGCCGTCCCCGCCCGGTTCCGTAAGGTAGGCCCATGTGTTGGCGGCGTCACTGAACCCGTCATACGTGGCGGTCACGCTTTCGGGTGCGAAGGGCTTGCCGTCGAGCAGTACCTTGAAGCGGACGGTGTCTCCGGGGCGGGCCGCAAGCGGGTTGTCCACGGGGACGATCTCGAGCCTGTCTCCAGCGACCTTATCAAACCCTTCGGTCTTGCCGTCGACCGGAAGGAGCGTCTTGGCGAATTTCTCGTACTTGTTGCTGGTGATGGCATTCTTGTGGGTGTCGCGCCCGCCCTTCAGCCAGCCTTTGGGGGTGTTGCTCCAGATTTCCCCTTTGCGGTGGGCACGAAGCAGCGCTGCGCCGGACTTGCCAAGCTTCACCTTGCCCTCATGCTGGAGGAAGACGCTGTCGGCCTGCAAGGTGATATCCTTGCCTTCGTAGGTCGCTGACACGCTGGCGGGGTCTTCGAGTTCTTCACTTTTGAGAAAGGCGTGAGTGGCTACCAGTCCGAACGGTACTTCCTGCCCGGTGTGGTACACCTGCCACGGTTGCGGAACGAGTGCGAATTCGTGGGCCGCAGCCCCGGACGGCAGGGCAAGAAGCAGGGTGATGACGGACGCGGCGATGCGGGTACGCATGAGTGACTCCCTGAAATGTGTGTTACGAATAATAAAAAAGTATGCGCTATGGGTAGTCTTATTTCAAAAAGGTGTCAAGGTGGAAAGGCTTCTGTGGGTTGCCCCCTTGCCATGGGCAGGGTATGGACGTGATTTCGATCGCCAAGAAGGGAGCATGTCCATGCAGCAACGATTCTTCAGGGTGTTGACGGTCTCGGAACTCGTGGCACTGCTACGTACCTGTGCCCCTCTGGGTGCGGAATGCCCGACAGCGGGGCGCAGTGACTCCTTGCCTATCGAGGATGCAGCTTCTCTCGACTCTTCCGATGCGCCTACTTCCCTTGAATCGTCCGGTTCCCTTGATTCGCTGGACGGGCGAGTGCTTGCCAAGGCCGTGGTCGCGCGCGAGAACCTTCCGGCTACGCACCGGGCCGCCATGGACGGGTATGCCGTGCGCGCTGCCGACCTTTTCGGGGCGTCCGAGGGCAGTCCGGCATATCTCGATGTCGTGGGGCATAGTGCCATCGACGCCCGACCGGATGTGACTCTCGGCCCCGGACAGTGTCTCGGCATCGTCACAGGTGGAACCTTGCCCGAAGGGGCGGATGCCGTCCTCATGGTGGAATATGCCCACGACCTCGGGGGCGGCGCCATCGAAGCGCACCGGCCCGTTGCGCCGTGGGAGAATGTGATGCTCCGGGCCGAGGACGCGGAAGAAGGGCGCGTCGTCCTGCCTGCGGGTACGCTTCTGCGACCGCAGGAAGTGGGCCTTCTGGCCGCATTGGGCGAGACGGCACCTTTGGTGCATCGCAGGCCCCGTGTGGCGGTCATCTCGACTGGCGACGAACTGGTTCCCGCCGATGCGACCCCGCGTGACGGGCAGATTCGCGATGTGAACACCCATACGCTGGCATGTCTTGTGCGTCGCGCCGGGGCCGTGCCCCGCTGCATGGGACTCGTACCCGATGTCTTGCCCGCGCTGGAAGCCGCATTGCGGCAGGGGCTTGAAACAGCCGACGTCGTGTTGCTTTCCGGCGGTAGTTCTGTCGGTGTGCGTGACCTCACCGTGGCGGCGCTTGAACGCATCGAAGGGGCCGAGTTGCTGTGCCACGGTGTGGCCATCAGCCCCGGCAAGCCGCTCATCGTCGCGCGTGTCGGTGAAAAGCTGGTGTGGGGGCTGCCCGGTCAGGTTACGTCGGCGCAGGTGGTCATGCACGTCCTCGGTATGCCTTTCCTGCGGCATCTGGCCGGATGGCAGGATGCGTTCGACATGTCGCGCTGGCCTTCGCGTCGTGCGGTGCTTGCCCGGAACACGGCCACCCGTCAGGGACGTGAGGACTACATCCGGGTTCGTCTCGACCCTCGCCCCGACGACCTGCCAGAGGCCGTTCCGCTGTTCGGCAAGTCCGGCCTGCTCAAGACCCTCGTCGGTTCCGACGGGGTCGTCCGCATCCCCGCCGAAGTCGAAGGACTGGAGCGTGGTGCGCTGGTCGACGTGTTGCTCTTCGGGGAACGCTAGGATGCGCATCCTCGTTTTCGGCGACGTAGTGGGCAAGCCGGGGCGCCTTGCCCTGCGTGAGCGCCTGCCCTCGCTTCGGGTGGCCCATGCGGCCGATGTGGTGGTGGTCAACGGCGAGAATGCCTCCGGGGGTATCGGACTCACGGTTGAGTCCATGCGCGAGTTGTTCGCCTGCGGTGTCGACATCCTGACCAGCGGCAACCACATCTGGAAGCATCGCGAAATCTACGCCACCCTCGACCGCGAACCACGACTGCTGCGCCCGGCGAATTACCCGGACGGTAGCCCCGGCAGGGGGGTGTATGTGCATGAACTGTCCGACGGCAGGCGGGTGGCGGTACTGAATCTCCTCGGGCGCACCTACATGGACGCGCTGGAGTGTCCCTTCCGTACGGCGGACATGCTGCTTGCCTCCGTGCCAGAGGACGTGACTGTGCGTATCGTCGATTTCCATGCCGAGGCCACCAGCGAGAAGAAGGCACTGGGCTGGCATCTGGACGGGCGCGTCTCGGCGGTACTGGGAACCCATACCCATGTGCAGACTGCCGATGCCATGCTGCTGCCCGGTGGTACTGCGTACCTGACCGACCTTGGCATGTGCGGGGTCGAGGCGTCGGTGCTGGGCATGGACCACAAGGTCATCGTAGACCGCTTTCTGACGGCCATGCCACAACGGTTCAGACCCGCATCGGGGCGTGGTTCACTGAATGGCGTGTTCCTTGAGGTGGATGATGCCACAGGGCAGGCGCTGCGCATGGAGTGCCTGCGAGAGGGGTGCCCCACTGCCGTGCGCGAGGTGTGGCGCGGCGAGGCGGAGATGCCCGCAGAGATGCCAGCAGAAAGGCCCGATGACGAGTCCGGGCAGAGGCCATGAGCGTGATGGGGCGTGTAAACCCCATGCCGGGTGCTCACGCATCGCCCTGCCCTCTCCTGTAGTGGGCGATTGTGCCGCATCGGGTTGAAGACAGGGCCATGGGAGTCCGGCGAGACGGCGTGGGTGCAGAAGATTGACACGGCAACGGTTCTCTGCAAGACCGTGCCGATACCATACAATCGGGGTTAGCGTAATGATCGACATCGACAGGCAACTGGAGCACATCAAGCGGGGCTGCGCCGAACTCATCGACGAGGGTGAACTCCGCAAGAAGCTTGAGCGGGGCACGCCGTTGCGCATCAAGGCGGGGTTCGACCCCACTGCGCCCGACCTGCACCTCGGGCACACGGTGCTCATCCACAAGCTGCGCCATTTTCAGGAACTCGGCCACACCGTAATCTTCCTCATCGGCGACTTCACCGGGCTCATCGGTGACCCCTCGGGTCGTTCCGATACCCGTCCGCCGCTGACGCGCGAGCAGGTGCTCGCCAATGCCGAGACCTACAAGCAGCAGGTCTTCAAGATTCTCGACCCGGAAAAGACCGTGGTCGACTTCAATTCGCGCTGGATGGGTGAATTCGGCGCGGCGGACTTCATCAGGCTCGCATCTCGCTATACCGTGGCGCGGATGATGGAGCGTGACGATTTCGAGAAACGCTACAAGGAAGGACGCCCCATCGCTGTCCACGAATTCCTGTACCCGTTGGTGCAGGGCTACGATTCCGTGGCCCTCAAGGCCGATGTGGAACTGGGCGGTACGGACCAGAAGTTCAACCTGCTCGTGGGGCGGCATCTGCAGTCTCAATACGGGCAGGAGCCTCAGTGCATCCTCACCATGCCGCTCCTCGAAGGGCTGGATGGCGTCAAGAAGATGTCAAAATCCCTGGGCAACTATGTGGGTATCGATGAATCGCCCGCCGACATGTTCGGCAAGCTCATGTCCGTCTCAGACGAACTGATGTGGCGCTACTTCGAACTCATCTCCTCGCGTTCCCTTGATGAAATCGCCGACCTTCGCCGCAAGGTGGAGACGGGTGAGGCGCATCCCAAGCTGGTGAAGGAGTCGCTGGCCTACGAATTGACCACCCGCTACCATGGCGAAGACAAGGCCGCAGAGGCACAGCAGGGCTTCAATGCCGTATTCGCCGGTGGCGGCGTGCCGGACGACGCGCCGGTGCATGCCTGCGACCATGGCGACGACAGCACCCCGCCCGCCTTCCTTGAAGCCGCAGGACTCGTGAAGTCCCGTGGCGAGGCCAAGCGCCTCATCAAGGAAGGGGCACTGTCTGTGGATGGGGTACGCTGCGATGACGCCAATAGCCCCCTTGCCTCTGGCGAGTACGTCATCAAACTCGGCAAGAAGCGCTTCCTGCGCCTCACCGTGCGCTAGCTACGCTTCGATTCTATTTCGCCCCCGGCAGCCCGGTGTAAGCACAGCTGGGTGATACGAGGGCGTGGCAGACAATGCCAGAAGAAGCCCCCTCCTGCGATGCGGGAGGGGGCTTCTAGTATCTTCAGGCTTCGACAGCCGGGTCATGCGCGCCGAAGAGTGGCGGAGGGTATCAGTTCGTGAGTCCGGGCAACTCCACGAGGAATTCTATCCCTTCGTCATAGACGTCGTAGGTGTAGCGCAGGATGAACTTGTAGCAGGGGTTGCTGTAGATGAGGTCGAAAGCGCGTTCGTAGCCTTCCTGACGCACGAAGTCATAGTACATGTGCCCGGCGGCCGACCATGGCCCCCACATGTTGACGGCGGCGGTGAGCGTGGCGAGGTTGCCTGTATAGGCGCGTTTCCGGTTGTATTCGTCCAGCTTCGGTCTGTAGCTGTACCCCGTGCTGATATAGCCCCACCGCTGTGATGTGAAGGTCACGCCCTGGTCGTGCCGCGTGAAGTCTCCAAGATAGGGCGACCAGTCGCTGCGCGTGTAGATGCTCAGCCAGTCGAACACGCCGAACCGAAGGTCGGAGATCATGTCCATGAAAGGACGGCGCGGATAGTCTTCGAGGTCGTCGTTGCGGTCCATCTCGCGCAGGTCGTAACCGCTTTCAAGACGCCAACGTATCACGTCGAGATAGTCGTAGGCGACCTTCTGGTACTCCTCTTCGCTGTCAGGGTCGCGTGCAGGCACCACCGTGCCACGCTTGCGGGTGAGGATATTGGTGACGGAGTAGACGAGTTCGCTTCTGGGGCCGATTCTGTCGCTGTCGTCGTA
This window encodes:
- a CDS encoding Fur family transcriptional regulator, which translates into the protein MKEPIAVFQDYIARNSLKVTPQRMLIVDVFLKVGGHLTTEEVYERVKAVDPSVGQATVYRTMKLLCDSGLAKEVHFGDGVARYEQKYGSKHHDHLICERCGANIEVLDDDIERLQEELARRHGYVLTSHRMYLYGICASCRERR
- a CDS encoding YeiH family protein — protein: MAENESNVVVDHGQSRLSDLWTKEDYWAIWLGFVILIAGMWLFLANPSPEFAQKVDKANAVMAAEAERAPFKTLAYYKAQDDKGKLKAMDSATGKSIGAFLKAPGGWTSNPLESFVLSKEAAEERNAAAKSKFEAAKAKSDAAFAAAQVAEAAAAEAGFADTALNDAAQGKIAEWRADLAKMKSAEKKVKTKAFNISTSLPMLMVVMGLFFAIGMKFMGHDVPKFLVGFIGVFVVAVIAQMMGHQSTMKYWGIGTEAWAIIIGMLIANTVGTPNFIKPALQVEYYIKTGLVLLGAEVLFDKIIAIGIPGIFVAWVVTPIVLICTFIFGQKILKMPSKTLNMVISADMSVCGTSAAIATAAACRAKKEELTLSIGLSLVFTAIMMIVMPAFIKSVGMPQILGGAWMGGTIDATGAVAAAGAFLGEKALYVAATIKMIQNVLIGVVAFGVAVYWCARVECTSGRSVGWIEIWNRFPKFVLGFLTASIIFSIISGSLGSDMSQIMVNQGVLKGLSSPLRGWFFCLAFTAIGLATNFRELAHYFKGGKPLILYVCGQSFNLVLTLTMAYIMFYIVFPEITAKI
- a CDS encoding c-type heme family protein, which gives rise to MHNRKSHTLEHKFLLSLGLAGLVLCVVFSFIFYVHMRGVVEEQVRDKAELVFAQIDAIQGYVRETLRPSMFKTHPGEFFIEGMSSSFISRNIMERMGDKAVGHVYRRVAIGARNPASEADELERSLIERFRAREDETQWAGTLNLRGTDHFVITRQVRFTAECMPCHGVPGDAPPELIRMYGERGFGHKLDSIDGLDFVAFPVGSSEAQLKGVITSYFILFVLCATFFFATAFFVFRVLVVRRLHDLAASFRKTLGFDGQSRALERLDGLQEGDEVEEIVERFEDVAHHLAEARNQLQAYADNLRDMVDARTEALSQEAAERRADVSLFVQLLEDMRGTHTRERLWRGALPQIAKRFGTRRVGYVCTFVSHNHYVWPSNEPLPELPEPLTPLLTEGRVHVFGTRVFVPVEAQDGATEGLLCLEWATPEEAARQNMDVLRALGRQLGTVAENISALDRMMRQMDLLQAVFDGVGDPLALLDAKGRLVIANDGARRLATELGGTDGYGNLLAPLLGTSCETEIEAVAHGGAVLHREVQLDDGRSFSVQLYPLPRVEERPGRVAAYIHETTAERRMLARVNQSERMATVGKLSAGLAHEINNPLGVILCYAELLRQGATAEQQDDLGIILRHTRQAQKVLRDLLDFARPKAFEGVLTDAAGVARRMAEVFGPQAAHRGGRVQVEAEDGLPPARIGEQALEQILSNLLLNAIDALTGEDGLIRIRLRSHGLNVRIDVEDNGLGVETDALQRVFDPFYTTKETGTGLGLSVVYGIVTDAGGTAEVLQSHELGGAVFRVTLPAGTAPEAGATEEKV
- a CDS encoding sigma-54-dependent transcriptional regulator codes for the protein MANRQRVLLVDDEQDFANGLARLIARLFPDVHVDVAFSGQDALEHIRKQRVHVMVTDLRMPGMGGMELLRRVMETEPDVSVVVLTAHGTIETAVEALQAGAYDFVTKPVEPEQVARVLRKGLERARLLDENRRLRDLVALVGESGELVGESPAMQSVRRTVATVAPSDYTVLIRGESGTGKEMVARMVHRLSPRVDEPFLALNCPAIPEHLLESELFGHVRGAFTGAERDRKGLFSIADGGTVLLDEIGDISSNIQTKLLRFLQEGEVRPVGSPRNEHVDVRIIASTNQDLEARMASRDFREDLFYRLNVVTIWVPPLRERLSDIPLLAATFLARASRELGVPQRDFDEGVLDHLMRREWPGNVRELQNYVRRLALFSRGDGITLDAVQQAEQSESGAPAALCVPSPVAEGEVMPYKDAKASLVESFSERYLRDLLESTGGNVTEAARLSGLSRVSIQKMVARYGIDAAAMRANGS